In the genome of Brachypodium distachyon strain Bd21 chromosome 3, Brachypodium_distachyon_v3.0, whole genome shotgun sequence, the window GCTAGGCGGAGCAGGGCGACCTGGAGCGAAGGCTCGGCGACCAGCGCGCGGCTCCCGAGGCGCTCCGCGGCGCCGAACTGGACGGCGGCCTCGCGCGCCGCGCCGCACTCGGCCATCTTCTGCGCGAGCCACAGCAGCTCGGCGGCGAGCTTCTCGGCCGCGGGCCCGCCGAACGCGTCctcggcagccgccgccgccgtcgtcgtcatcggcgccggcCTCCACCACTGCACGCCCAATCTCACCGCGCGCGCGGCGAGATCCATCAGCTCCCCGCCGGGCCCTCCCCCCGCCGCTGACGACGCCGACGCCTCGAGCTGCCGCAGCGTGCGCTCGAACGCGCCGGAGAGCGCGGCGCGGttcacggcggcggcacgcgcGCTGACGTTGTCGTCGAGGAGGCGCTCCGCGAGCCCGCGGACGAGCTCGTACTTGCGGGAGGCGACGGGGAGGCGGGAGACGACCCAGAGCACGTGGCCCAGCGCGCGGCCCACGCTGGTGGACGACGGGCCCTGCGTGTGCCCCTTGGGCTTGGGCTCGTCCGCGcgcgacagcggcggcggcatggcggGCACCGCGAGCGaggggggcggcggtggcggcgggggcgagaggacggagaggaagacgaagaagagggagaggaaggcctgcgcggcgaggagcgcgAGCCGGCGGAGCACGCCcagcgcgcgcgccgcggccacggggagcggcaggaggaggagcgtcGTGGAGACCGCGCTGCTTCCTTGGTCGGGCGAGAAGGCCGAGAAGAAGCTCGCGGCCAGCGACGCCAGCGGGTCCATGGGCGTCCGGAGCTGGTGcctgcgctgctgctgccgcagcGTCTCCATTCTCTACGGAAGACCAAGTGAtctgatcttcttcttctcgtggAGAGCCTCGACGGTGGAGTCCTCGTGGGCTATGTTTATGGACGGAAACGCGTGGTCTCGTTTACTTATCCAAGCCGAGAGAAAATTAAACACATGCAGCGCAAAACAGGTCGCCTGTGCTCACACGGACGCGGGGGCGGAGAAAGGACGCGACGAACCGGAGGTCGCCGTCGGGCGTCGGCTGGACGATTGATTCGTCGGGACGGTTGCGTCGAGTTGTCATTGATCCGTTGGGCGTTGGGCGTTGAGagcgagaaaaaaaaaacggtggTCGTCAGGGTTCTCTGCTCGGCGGGGAAAATCGTGGTTCATGCGTTCGGGGCTCTACGTGTTTGGTGCCTTCTGGCTGCTCACTTGCTCCCATCGAAGCGTGGCCGTGTTTCTACTTCGTGTGGAGAAAAACTTCCCGACGAGAGAGGTATTATCCGGAGGTATGTGACGGAGAATAAAAGAACGGTAGATATCGATTTACCGGTTTTCTAGGTTTTGTTCGCGTGGTGGACATAGATACAACTTGACAAGAGTATAATCTGACAGATACCAGAATAAACGGGATGAGCTGGACTCAAGTCATCTGAACAGATGAAACAGACAGACCGCGACAGACACCGGAAAATCTCACTCATGCAAGGCTTCGATATCGTTGCCACACACAATAAATTGTACAGCCTCATCAGAACCACTCGCTTGGTCAAAATGTTTCGTGCGACAGCACCCGGACTTTCAAATTTGCGTGTGGCGCGGTTTACAGTTCCACACTCGGAAATGCTGACATCTCCGTGAATTGGTaactcaaaatttgaatttatgAACACCTCGACAGAAGCCAGGTGTACAAGGGCTTACCAAAAATTCATCTCTGACATCGCAGAGGGGCTTCCTTTACAAGTAGTTGACAAAAAATGCCTTCGAGCTCTTCCAAAAAATTCACAACTTCAAGCTCCTCTATCGGATTACCTGAGGCGTTTCTGTAGTCTTTTCTCTGCTGCAAGGGCTGCTCTGTTCTGCGGTTCCAAAGCTAAAGCATGCCTGAAATCTGTAAGTACGATGGATGATGTATGAGGATAGCTTAATGGAGGAGATTATCTTAAACGAGTATTTCAGATAAGCGAATACaattcacaaaaaataaaggTCCGCCTCTGGTGCCAACTCATGTATAATGAAATCACTCAACTTTTAACTCTTCCctcaaaaagaaggaaaaaccaGTCAACTAAATGTTAAACCATTCCTAGCTAGCCCCACTTCATAGTTTCAAAAATACTAGCCACACTTGCCAATAAAGCTAGCTTCAATCCTTGTCCAGCATTAGTGGGTGCAAGTTAATTCAAAACCAACAAGAATTTAATGAAAAGGCTGTGTTTTCTTTTAGATTTGTATTAAAAGTAATGACATGCTAAAACAAATCACCACACCTTGGAGAGCTTCTTGGTAATTCAGAACCACTTCTTTTGCGGTACCTCGTCGCAGATATGCTTTAACATTCTGAGGCAGCAACAACATAAAAGACAGAATAATTTTGAATTTCTGAGGTTGCCATGTAATGATATCCTAACCatggagaggagggagagactAACACAAAACCACTTGCCTTTTTATCCAACAGTAAGGCCTTGTCACAATCTGCTTCGGCTTGCTTGAAGCTGCATAATAAGATAAAAACAATGCCTAGCTTGAAAATGCTGATTTCAGGCAATCCTTGTGTGGTAGATTAAAGTGGATGATTGAAAATTATAAAGTATACCGGCCAAGTTCCAGATAAGCAGCAGCTCTATTGCTATAATACGCCGCATTCGTGTCATTCAATTTGATTGCCTCAGAATAGAATTCAATTGCCTTGCTCCACTCTTTTATTTTGAACGAGTTGTTTCCCTGTCAACGAAACATAACAATAATTTGTAGTGCATGCTTTGAATGATAAATAAATCGCCTGATTGCAGCTCATGGACCTACGATAATAACCAGGGAGAAAGATCTCAAACTTTTACTCGGTTGTATTAATATTTCAAACTGAATTACCTCGATGTGCCAACAAATTATCCCCTTAACAGATACATTTCCTAGATTTGTACATGAGGATAAGGCGTGAAATAAAGTCATAAATGATCTCCTGAATCCTATTTATTTATCCAAatcttttttcgaaaagagTGAGGGGAGGGTAACAATGCAGCTGCAAATAGCATGGAACGGCGTACTGGTCCATTTTCTAGTTGCATCAGGACTGTTGGAATTTTCCTAAGATCAAATAGAAAAGTTATTTCGCTTTTATGGTGTTTGATAGTCCTTTGCATCCTTTTCTTATATATTTATACTACTAACAGTTGTAGACTTGTACATGGATACAAAACCAAAATCCTACCCAGACTCGCTAATTACCAAAATCAACGGAGGACACAATTAACAGTCTTGGCTAACTCAACTTTCCAAAACTAACACATAAGCATAACTCGAACTAGGCCTTGATTGTATCAATAAGGACAGACAAGGTGTCAAAGAAGACGTAATTTAGAAATCAGGTCCTACAGTATCTTTGTCAACAAACCCATTTTTATCCCCTCATACCCCTTAGCAAAACTAACTATCTTGACatatttttcataaaaataAACCTTTTCGTTTAATACCTAGATACATCAACATCACCAGTGGTTACTGCTGACATGCTGGATGCCCAAAATTATGTGTTCTTGGATGGGACAATACATATCACAGGTAGCATGAAGAAAATGCATCAGATCCATGCGCTGCTACAAATGAAAAGGGATACCTTTTCTTTCAACAACTCTGATGCGCCAATATCATTATTGATTACTGGTCGGAGTGCCAACTTGGATGCAAAAACTAGTTGTTCTTGGATAGTAGAATACATATCCAAGATAGCACGAAGAAGGAACTTGTCTGATCCATGGGGTGCAACAAATGAAAGAGATATAGGATGATCACTGTGATTTCCCAAGGGAACAGTGGCCTGCAAAAGTGAAAGGAGTCATGCATTGAttgtaaataaaaaattggaaaagaaaagaaatacctTAAAAACTAGATAAACTACCTGGCAACACCCTGAAAGTGCAGCAATGCAGACAAATGCATACATTCTATCTTCAAATTCGGGTGATAGTCTCTTTCTGGAGTTTCTTTTCAAAGGATATCCGGCCATGGTTGGAAGAACTAAAATTCCAGTATCCTAAATGATAACACAtgaaagaaaaagtaaagcaTAAAAACTTCATGAGCACTCCATGTAGGCTACTGGCAAACTTTTGTAAAGAGATAATGCAGAATTATTAAACTTCATACTCTATCATATGGATATAAACAAATTGAATCATATGAGAATTCATTGTTCCCTTTTTCACACATATTGTGAATGAAATGGAATGCATAGAAAGATTGCTGTCAGTTCCTTCTTCACATAATCCAGTCTTCCATGTTCAAGTACCAACAAATGACACTCATAGTCACAAACTATTGCAGGAGAGTACCTTTAGAAGATTCTTGAGTGCAGCTCGCCATTCATTCCGTACAATGTACAACGATTTGATGTTATCGTCTGTGAAATTTACAGCTTGTAGTACACGAGTAGAGATATCAAGGCCAAGCTTGGGTTTTACAGTGTTAACCCAATCTTCATGGTTTGCTTTGAATTCATATCTGAAAAGTTGATTGGAATGGTTAACTCTATGTTCATAAGCAATTAAAAATACGTACTAAAAGACCACTAGATGgcaccagaaaaaaaaactgattttACTGCACCAAACCCTTGAAAATTGTACATGTATCCATCAAAAGCACAAGCAAATATAGCTGCTTGCTAAGTGGTATGTAGATGGTGAAAATAAAACAGACAGTCCACTCAACACAAAAGCTTTGCTTTTAGTCGGACACCAAAATCTAGATCAGCAAGCCAGCGGACATGAATTCAAAAACTAGGGAACAAATGAACACTGCTGTTACTAGGACCTAACAGCCAGCTATCCCATGCATAAGGTTCAATTTAACTACCTGACATGGTGGTGGGGCAATGACTTGCCACTGAATTCAAACTTTGACTCTTTACTCATCAAGTCAGGCCACAAAGAGGACACTAGTATTGACCAGTGAATCAACATATGTGATTAATGCTAAAAAAATATGGCATTACTGGCATTGCTGCAACCCAAAATACTGATTACGCTGTCCACTTCGAAATATCTGCAAATTTgggtttgtcctaagtcaaactttatCAACTTTGACCGAGTTTGTGTAAAAAACACCAACATATACAACACCAAACTAGTATCTTAGGGCTACaatcaaatatattttcaaattGCATTTGATTGATGTTTGATATGTTGGtatttttttctacaaactcGATCAAAGTcgacaaaatttgaattagGACAAACCCAACCGTATAGATACAAAGAAACAGACAGAATAGATGTTTCAGGCCTTTAAGGTCCTTACTCAGTATACTTGTTTGTACCATTTccagaaaaaaatgaattatGGATTCACACTTTCATTATTGATTCTACCATGGACCAAGAATGATTGAAAACAAACCTCTGCAACAACAGCATAACCGCGCAGAGAGCTTTCAAGGCTGAAATGCCACCTTGCAACTTTGTAGCATGTTGACAGAACTCCTTCAGGCTAGGTACATTTGAACTGATATACTGGCCAATATTGATGTGCTTAGGTGGCTGATCTGCAAGACAGATGTGGAGTTGAATGTGGCACATATGGGTGCATAAAATAAACCTAATCACATATGCGTTCAAGAAAAAGAGACAACCACGAAACTTACACCCAGGTAATGTATGAACAGCATTTTCTATGATATGCATAGTTTTCTGCTTTGGAACCTTTAGCAACTCAAAGCAATCATCAGCAAAAACCAGCTGCTTTTTTTCCTTGAGTCCACCTGAAGCAGCAGGTAATAAAACATCTCCAACACGGTGCAGAACACGGGGATCTCGTGCAAACCATCCTGACAAGGACCAGAAAGCCAGTGAAATAAGAAATAGATTACATGAATATCCAATAGAGAAAAACAAAGTATCTACCAATTGACAGCAGTAAAAGGTCTACTAGCTCTCAGTGGCTACTGGTCTTCTAATCTATAGTCTATGATATGATGTTCTGTAAAGATGGGGCTTTAATCATAAGGCCAAATCTGTTGAGATAGCACCAAAAACATATGTCTTCTAATCTATAGTCTACTCTCTAAACTATCCCCAGTTTCTCACTTGGCTCTTAACTTCTGCACTGGGCGCCTGGGCCTCCCTGAACCTGTCCCC includes:
- the LOC100822336 gene encoding LOW QUALITY PROTEIN: outer envelope protein 64, mitochondrial (The sequence of the model RefSeq protein was modified relative to this genomic sequence to represent the inferred CDS: substituted 1 base at 1 genomic stop codon), translating into MDSSARSGAGGVTGNPRAWIVAGIAVAGVIVVAEAARRRRRWLRGKCTVPADSGAFCERLELAPPPQPPPPAARQLLSGLTFAASDNFEIEGYVAGFGNPDWKRTHKAASRTAVAVTMLLKQGATCVGRTVMDELGFGVTGENLHCGTPINPVSPTVVPGGSCSGSAVAVSAQLVDFALGTDTTGDLRIPASFCGLLCFRPSHGVVSTLGTIANSQSLDTIGWFARDPRVLHRVGDVLLPAASGGLKEKKQLVFADDCFELLKVPKQKTMHIIENAVHTLPGYQPPKHINIGQYISSNVPSLKEFCQHATKLQGGISALKALCAVMLLLQRYEFKANHEDWVNTVKPKLGLDISTRVLQAVNFTDDNIKSLYIVRNEWRAALKNLLKDTGILVLPTMAGYPLKRNSRKRLSPEFEDRMYAFVCIAALSGCCQATVPLGNHSDHPISLSFVAPHGSDKFLLRAILDMYSTIQEQLVFASKLALRPVINNDIGASELLKEKGNNSFKIKEWSKAIEFYSEAIKLNDTNAAYYSNRAAAYLELGRFKQAEADCDKALLLDKKNVKAYLRRGTAKEVVLNYQEALQDFRHALALEPQNRAALAAEKRLQKRLRSLGLPXRMETLRQQQRRHQLRTPMDPLASLAASFFSAFSPDQGSSAVSTTLLLLPLPVAAARALGVLRRLALLAAQAFLSLFFVFLSVLSPPPPPPPPSLAVPAMPPPLSRADEPKPKGHTQGPSSTSVGRALGHVLWVVSRLPVASRKYELVRGLAERLLDDNVSARAAAVNRAALSGAFERTLRQLEASASSAAGGGPGGELMDLAARAVRLGVQWWRPAPMTTTAAAAAEDAFGGPAAEKLAAELLWLAQKMAECGAAREAAVQFGAAERLGSRALVAEPSLQVALLRLAVFLLRHANSAEFDAGGEDEGNKAEQRMAMLRSWLPLLCRGSNGTDAPALSGKERAETVSVLEELVEKLRREQQEEAMALWLHHFAACPYTDWPNLEQCYTRWYAQSRSQLLLCP